The Rosettibacter firmus genome contains the following window.
TCTTACTATGAGAATAGAAAAAGATTCATTAGGTGAATTCCAAATACCTGACGATGCATTATATGGAATTCATACACTAAGAAGTATTAATAACTTTCCAAGAAGTGGTGAGAAAATTAATCTTCATCTAATTAAAGCATATCTTCAGGTTAAACTTGCAGCTGCAGAAACAAATTATAAATGTGGCCTTCTCTTAAAAGAAAAATACGATTTAATTTCTGAAGCTATTTATGAACTAATTACAGAAACCGATGCATGCATAAAAGGTAATTTATCTACAATTTACGATAAAATTGTTGTTGATCCTTATCAGGGTGGTGCTGGAACTTCTCTTAATATGAATATAAACGAAGTAATTGCAAATACTGCATTACAAATTGCAGGAAAAAAGTTTGGTGATTATAATTACATTCATCCTATTGACGATGTAAATATGAGTCAATCAACAAATGATACTTTTCCTACTGCATTAAAAATTGCGTCTATAAATTTATTAAGAGAATTAACAGATTCTTTTGCCACATTACAAAATGCTCTACAAAAAAAAGAAGAAGAATTTAAGCATATCTTAAAACTTGGTAGAACTCAATATCAAGATGCAGTCCCGATTACATTAGGACAGGAATTTGGTGCATATGCTCAGGCTATTGCTCGAGATAGATGGAGATTATACAATGCAGAAGAAAGATTACGCTCTGTTAATCTTGGAGGTACTGCCGTTGGAAATTCTATCTCAACAACAAAAGAATATGTTCTTAATGTAAATAATATCTTAAAAAAAATTACTAAACTTCCAATTGCTAAAAGCGAAGATTTAATTGATGCAACACAAAATCTCGATGTATTTGTTGAAGTTCATGGTTTAGTAAAAGCTGGTGCAGTTACTGTAATTAAAATTTGTAATGATATAAGATTCTTATCAAGTGGTCCAACTGGTGGAATCGGAGAAATAAATATACCTCCAAAACAGGCTGGTTCGAGTATTATGCCCGGAAAAGTAAATCCTGTTATACTTGAAAATTCAATTCAGATTTGCGAATTAGTTAAAGGTCACGATTTAATTATTTCAAATATAGTTGGTAATGGGAACCTCGAGCTAAATCCATTTGTACCTTTACTTGCTCATTTATTTTTGAAATCACTTGAAATGTTGCGGGATTCAAATATTAACTTAGCTAAAAATTGTATTGAAGGAATTACTGCAAACGAAGAAAGATGTAAATTAAATCTTATAAATAGTTCTGCAATAGCAGCTTCTTTAATTACAACTTTTGGTTATGATGCAATTCAGGAATTAGTAAAATATTCATACGAAAATAAAATTCCTTTTGTAAAGGCATTAATGAAAAGCAAATTACTTGACGAAAATCAACTTTACCAAATTATTTCCAAAGAATTAGGAATTGACCTTGAGTAAAACACCACAATCAGAAAGAATACACATAGCTTTTGTAGGAAGAAGAAATGTTGGAAAATCTTCGCTTATAAATTGTTTTACTGGACAGGAACTTGCAATTGTAAGTGATATTCCTGGTACAACTACAGATCCTGTTAAAAAAGCGATGGAACTTCTTCCTTTCGGTCCTGTTGTTTTAATCGATACAGCAGGAATAGATGATGTAGGTGAATTAGGACAAAAAAGAATATCTAAAACAATTAAAACAATTTCAGAAGCAGACTTTGCAATTTTAGTTCTGGATTCACAACAAAAATTAAACTCATACGAGTATGATTTAATTGAACAACTTAAAAATTTTAATGTCTCATTCCTTGCAGCAATTAATAAATCTGATCTGGGCATCAATTATGAATTAATTGAAGAATTAAAAAGTCTTGGCATCAAATATCATCCAGTTTCATGTTTAAAAAATCAAGGAATTTATGATTTAAAAGAAAAAGTATCGCAATTATTACCAAAAGAAGATGAAATTCCACTTATTGCTGATTTAGTTAAACAACACGATTTGATAGTACTTGTGGTACCAATTGATTTAGGAGCCCCAAAAGGACGATTGATTATGCCACAGGTACAAACAATTCGAGAAGCACTTGACGTCGACACAATTGTTGTTGTTACAAAAGATAAAGAATTAAGAGCAACATTAAGTAAATTAAATCAACAACCTAAATTAGTTGTTACTGATAGCCAGGCAATTATGAGAGTTAATGCAGATGTTCCTGATGAAATTCCAATTACTACTTTTTCAATCTTAATGGCAAGATATAAAGGCGATTTAGTTGAATACATTCGTGGACTCAAAAAAGTAGAAGAACTACAGAACGGGGATAAAGTTTTAATTGCAGAAGCCTGTACTCATCATGCTCAGGAAGATGACATTGGAAGAGTTAAAATTCCTCGCTGGTTAAGATTACATACTAAAAAGAATATCGAAATAGATATTGTAAGTGGACACGATTTCCCTGAAAATTTATCTGAATATAAATTAATTATACACTGTGGTGGATGTACTTTAACAAGAAAGATGATGCAAACAAGAATTAAGCAAGCTCGTTATATGGGAATTCCAATTGTTAATTACGGCATAATAATTTCATATTTACATGGAGCAATTCCAAGAGTTTTACAACCTTTTCCAGAAGCATTTAATGAGTGGGAAAAAACTACTTCTAAAATAAAGTAAAATTATTCTCTTAGTTTATCTAATAACAATTTCATATCATCAGGTAATTCAGAATCAAGAAAAATTTTTTCTTTTGTATGTGGATGTATAAATCCAAGTGTTTTAGCATGAAGTGCCTGACGGTTCATAATTTGCAATAAATTTTCGACACGACTTTTTATTTTTGCCAGATTTGTACCATAAACAATTCTTCTACCACCATAAGTTGGATCTCCAAACACAGGATGTTTTATATGCGACATATGAACACGTATTTGATGAGTTCTACCGGTTTTCAATTTCAATTTAACTAAAGAAGTAAATTCAAATTCCTCGAGAACTTCGTACAAAGTGTGAGCAAATTTACCTTCAGTTTTACTTACAGTAAAAATTTTTCTGTCTTTAGTAGAACGTGTTATATTACCTATAACTTCACCAGTTTTCTTTTCAAAGTGACCCCAGCAAATAGCCCAGTATTCTCTTTCAATTGTATGTGCAGCAAATTGTTTTGCAAGTTGAGCATGAGTCCATTCATCTTTTGCTATGAGAAGTAATCCACTTGTATCTTTATCAATTCGATGAACTATGCCAGGACGAAATTTATCCTGATGAAATTCACTGAGTTTATTTGTGTAATGAAGAAGTGCATTTACGAGAGTTCCACTGTAATTACCGAGTGCCGGATGTGCAACCATTCCAGCTGGTTTGTTTACAACTAACAAATATTCATCTTCATATACAATATCTAAAGGTATTTCTTCAGGTTGTGTTTCTTCTGGTCGTGGTGTTACAGGAATTGTAACTTCAATTATATCTCCAGGATTAATCAAATAGTTAGCTTTTACAAATTTATTATTAACAGTAACTAGATTAGATTTAATTAATTTCTGAATTCTTGAACGTGATGCATGCTCAATTGAGTTGGCTAAAAAAATATCTATCCTTTCTTTCTTTTTGCCCTCGGGGATCTCGATTTTAATTTTCTTTTCTGAAATTATCTTCGACATTTTTTATGGTTGAATTTGTAGCCACAACATCTTCATTGTTATCCGTACTTGTAACTGTTTCTTTTATAATTACCTCTTCTTTATCTTCCTGAGTTTTTTCTTCTACTGATTTATGAAAAATCATTAATAAAACAACACCAATCGATACCGATGCATCTGCAATATTGAATATAGGCCAGCGATCATATGTTTTTCCGAAAATAGTAAAATCAAAAAAATCTACATTAAAAAAATCAACAACTTTTCCATAAAATAATGGAGCATAACCATAAAATAGTCCATAAAATGTTCGGTCAATTAAATTTCCAATAGCGCCACCTAATATTAATGCCAGAGCAAATTTTACAATAAATTTTTGATTCTTCGATTTATATAAAAAATAAAAAATTCCAATGCTTGCAATCAATGAAAATATGGAAAGAATCAACTTTGATGAATCATTCACATTTATACCAAAAGCTAAGCCTGGATTTTCTACAAAAGTGATTTTAAAAAAATCCCCGATAACATTAATACTTTCTCCATACTCCATCCCCTGAATTTTAATATTCAGTATAGGAATATTAATCCCTTTCACAAGGAACTTAGAGATTTGATCGAGAACTACAATTACTAAAGTTGTGTATAGTACTTTCAAGATTTACCTTTAAGTATTTTTCATTTTTTGTTTTACTTGTAAACAATGCTGAGTATGTGGTACTGCCATTAATCTTTCTTTAGGGATTAATGGACAGGTTGGACATAAATTTTGTGGTTCATCAATACATTCAATACATATTCCATAAGTACCATTTTCAATTCTTTGAAGAGCATCATCAAGGTAACCAAGAAATTTATTTTCTCTTTGTGCCCAAAGGTATAATTTTTCTCTTTCCATTGCATCGGTCCCTTGTTCTGCCATATGTAGCGAATAAGGAGAATTTTCATTAACATATTGTCCAGTAGTTGGATCCATCATTTGTTCCTTTAATGCCTGCAATTGTTCAATTATTTCATTTCTTCTTTCAATAATTATTTTTTTAAATTCTTCCAGTTCTTTTTTTGAATATCCTTGAATCTTTCTAACCTGTTTGGTTGGAGAAATCACCTCAACAACTTTTCCTTTATTTGCACGTTTATTTTGATCTGATGCTTTTGCTTTTGTAGCTGTAGATTTCTTTTTTGTTTCTGTTTTTTTCGTCGTTTTCTTAGTTACTTTTGCCTTTGATTCAGGCTTCTTATTTGATTTTTTATCTGATTTTTTTGCCATAACTCCTCCAATGTGTCAATATTTTAATTAATTTTCTTTTCTATAGTTATCTCACATTCATAATCGCCAATTTGCCATTTTTGTTTATAACCTTCCAATTTACCTCGATAACTAATAGACTCTGCTAATACTTCATTAGAAATATAATCAGAAAATTTTTGTATATAGTTTAATAATCTTTCATCTCCTTCTACATCTACCATTATTCTATCAACTACATCAAATCCAGCATCTTTTCTCATATTTTGAACACGATTAACAAATTCGCGTGCATAACCTTCGGCAATTAAGTCTTCGGTTAACTCGGTATCAACTGCTACTGTTACTCCTTCTTCGCTTTCAACAAACCAACCTTCAATTTCGTGACTTACAATTTCTACATCTTCTCTTGTAATTTGAATTGTTTGACCGTCAATTACTAAATCAAGCTTTCCAGTTTTTTCTAATTCAGCTATTGAATTTTTATCAAGTTCCTTAATAGCATTTGTCAATGGTTTAACAAGTTTACCAAATTTTGGTCCTACAACTTTAAAATTTGGTTTTGCAGTTTTATTTACAATCGAAGAATCATCTTCAAGAACAACTAATTCTTTAATATTAACTTCTTCAAGTATTACATCCTGCATTTTCCTGAGAGCATCCTGTTTTGATTTGTCAACAGCAACCATAATTTTTCTTAAAGGTTGTCTTACTTTCAAATTATGCTTTGCTCTAATTGCACGTGTAAGATAAACTACTCGCTGAGCAATATCCATCTTTTCTTCAAGCTCTAATTCGAAATATGATGGCTTCGGAAAATCTGCAAGATGAACAGATTCATAATTTTCTTTTCTGGTAACACGATTTAAGTTCTGATAAATTTCTTCTGCAATAAAAGGAGCAAATGGAGCAGTTAATTTTGAAATTGTAAGTAAGCATTCATAAAGTGTTTGATATGCAGATAATTTATTTTTATTAATTTCAGATTTCCAGAATCTTCTCCTACTTCTTCTCACATACCAGTTTGAAAGCTGATCAATTGTAAAATTAGCAACCTGACGAGCGGCTTTTGTTACATCATAATTATCCATTAATTCTTCATATTCTTTAACAAGAGAGCTAAGTTTTGAAATAATCCATCTATCTATTTCTGGTCGTTCTTCATAAGGAATCAAATCTTCACTGAAATTAAATTTATCAATATTAGCATATAATGCAAAGAATGCATAGGTATTAATAAGAGTACCAAAAAATTTTCTTTGTACTTCAAGAACTCCTTCTTCGTCAAAGAGTGTTGGTTTCCAAGGTGGACTTGTAGTAACAAGATACCATCGTGTAGCATCTGCTCCATACTTTTCAAATAAATCAAATGGATCGACAGTGTTACCACGAGATTTGGACATTTTTTGTCCTTCTTTGTCAAGTATCAATTCATTAACAATAAGATTTTTAAATGTAACACTATCGAATAACATTGTTCCAATTGCGTGAAGAGTATAGAACCAGCCTCTTGTTTGGTCAATTCCTTCGCAAATAAAATCAGCTGGATAATGTTTCTTAAAGACTTCCTGATTTTCAAATGGATAATGAAATTGAGCAAATGGCATTGCTCCGCTATCGAACCAGACATCAATTAATTCAGGTGTGCGTTTATATATTTTACCATTTCTTTCAAACTTAACTTCGTCAACAAAAGGTTTATGAAGATCGATTTCTTCTTCTGGCAAATCCTTAACATAAATTCTCTTACCATCTCTTTCGACAAAGCCTTCTTTAAGTTCTGCAATCGAACCAACAGCAAACATATCTCCATCATCACTAATCCATATTGGAAGTGGTGTTCCCCAATATCTATCTCTTGAAAGTGACCAGTCTTTATTTTCTTCAAGCCAATTACCAAAACGTCCAGAACCTACTTCTGGTGGATACCAGTTAATAGTTTTATTTAATTCAATCATTCTTTGAGCAACTTGAGTTGTACGAATATACCAGCTATCGCGTGCATAATATATCAAAGGATTATCGCATCGCCAGCAATGTGGATAGGAGTGCATATAATCATTAGTTGCTCTGTAGATTAATCCACGTTCTTTTAAGTTACGAATGATATCTGGATCAACACCTTTTTCTTCGTGAGTTTCAAATTGAATTGTTTTAATTAATCTTCCTGCAAAATCAGTTACTTCATCAGTAAATCTTCCACTTTTAGTAACCGGTTGAATAAATGGTAAATCATATTTTTTGGAAACTTCATAGTCGTCTGCACCAAAAGCTGGAGCTATATGAACCACACCTGAACCATCTTCAGTGCTAACAAAATCACCAGCGACAATATACCAGGCTCGTTTATTGACAGGTATATAATTGAATAATGGTTCATATTCTCTATTTAATAATGCACTACCTTTCATTTCTTCTAAGATTGTGTAATCCTCTCTAATAACAGAAAGTCTTGCTTTTGCAAGATACATTACTCCATGTTGTTCGGTTTTTATTTTTACATAATCGATATCTGGACCAACAGCAAGAGCAACATTTGAAATCAATGTCCATGGTGTAGTTGTCCACACAAGAATTGAAGCATCTTCATCTTTGAGTTTGAATTTCACATAAACATTTGGATCTTGAACATCTTTATAACCTAATGCTAATTCATGTGATGAGAGCGGGGTTTCGCAGTGTGGACATTGTGGAACAATTTTAAATCCTTTATAAATCAAGCCCTTCTTAAAATATTCAGCAAGTGCCCACCATACAGATTCAATATATTCATTTGTACATGTTATATAAGGATTATCCAGATCAATCCAGTAGCCCATTCTTTCTGTTAGAGTACGCCAGCCTTCTTTCATTTCAATATGATAATATACCAGTTCTTTAGCTTTTTTATTAAAAGCTGCTACTCCATACTTTTCTATATCAGATTTTTGTGTAAATCCAAGTTCTTTTTCTAATGCAATTTCAATAGGCAAACCATGAGTATCCCAGCCTGCTTTTCGTTCAACACGATATCCCTTCATTGTTTTATAACGACAGACAAGATCTTTAAGTGTTCTTGCCATAACATGATGAATTCCCGGTTTACCATTTACGGTAGGAGGACCTTCATAAAAAGTAAAGTTTTTATTTTCATCTCTTGTAGAAATACTTTTTTCAAAAATTTTATTTTCCTTCCAGAATTTCAGGATTTGTTCTTCGATTTCAGGGAAATTGATTTTTTCTCCAAATTGCTTAAACATCTTTCTCTCTAAATTTATTTATAAATTATTCTTCTTCTGATTCATATTTTTTAATTAATTCTTTTTCTGCTGCAATAAATTCTTTAAGTTGATTTTCAATATATTTTTTCTTTTCGAGTATATCATCAGCTGCTTTTTGGGCATCAAAAAGTATTTTATCTGCTTTAATTCTTGCTTCTTCTACAATTAATTGTGCTTCACGTTGGGCAGATGTCATTATTCTTTTAATTTCATCTAACTTCTTTTTTCCTGTATCACCTTCCTTTTGTAGTATCAGTAATTCACAAACCACCATACCAAAAAGTCCCATTGCTCCAAGTGTAATATTCCTGAGAATATACAAAATCATATTCTCTACAAGCAGGTTGTTTAAGCCAAAATATTCACTGAACAAAGAAATTAGAATCACAGTGATAAATGCGGATGAAACAATCACTGCAAAAATTACTTTACCACCGTGATTATATCCAAGAGTTTTATTAATAAGCCAACCACAGGCAAAACTAAAAATTGAAAGAACAAACCAGACAGCAAAATTTTGATATCCAGCTTGAAATATATCTGTGCTTAAAAAATTAGATGCAAAAATAATTAAAGCAAGTAATACGGCGGTAGCATAATAGATAGTTTTTTTTTCTTTCATAATCTCTTAATTACCTCTTTCATTATCAATGTCATTTTAGGTTCAGCTTCATTTGCGACTGCAAGTATATCTTCCAGTTTTACTGGCTTTAAGGCTTCGGGGAAACATTCATCTGTAATTATACTAATTCCCAATACTTTCATTCCCATGTGGTTTGCAACAATATTTTCTGGAACAGTAGACATACCAACTACATCGGCACCAATTGCTCTCAGGAATCTATATTCTGCTTTTGTTTCCAGATTTGGACCCGGGACAGCAACATATACACCTTTCTGAACTTTAATTTTATTTTCAAGTGCAACTTCTTCTGCTAATTTAATTAATTCTAAATTATAAGGTTCGCTCATATCCGGGAAACGTGGACCAAGTTCATCTTCATTTTTTCCAATTAATGGATTATCTCCAAGTAAATTTATATGATCTACCATAAGCATTATGTCACCACGACGAAATAGTGGATTCATTCCTCCACAAGCATTTGACACAATTAAAGTTTTTACTCCCAGAAATTTCATAACACGCACTGGATATGTAATTTGTTGCATCGAGTAACCTTCATAATAATGAAATCTTCCCTGCATAGCAACTACATCTTTACCTGAAATTTTTCCAAAAATTAATTTACCATGATGAGATTCTACTGTCGAAATAGGGAAATGCGGGAGTTCGGCATAATCGATTTGATGCTCAATGTCGATTTCTTTTACAAGGCCTCCGAGACCTGTCCCCAGTATAATTCCAATTTCATAATTTTTTGTAGTTCTTTTTCGTATTACTTCGAGAGTTTCATTAATCATATTGATTAATTGACTCATAGTAATTTCTCCAAAATATCATTTACATTTATTTCTGTTTGTTCTTCTTTGGAATCTGAAGATATTTCTTTTTGTTTTGGTTCATAAACTGCAGAAGAACTCACTTCGAGCAAATTAGCTTGAGTTTCAATCATTGCTTTTATTTTAGCAACAAGTAATTTTTTTTCTTCCCGCAATTTTAATACAGAATCTCTTATTGAATTAGCACTTTCTTTTGCTTTCTCAATTATTTGATTAGCTTTAATCTCTGCTTCTTTAATCATCAGT
Protein-coding sequences here:
- a CDS encoding aspartate ammonia-lyase is translated as MRIEKDSLGEFQIPDDALYGIHTLRSINNFPRSGEKINLHLIKAYLQVKLAAAETNYKCGLLLKEKYDLISEAIYELITETDACIKGNLSTIYDKIVVDPYQGGAGTSLNMNINEVIANTALQIAGKKFGDYNYIHPIDDVNMSQSTNDTFPTALKIASINLLRELTDSFATLQNALQKKEEEFKHILKLGRTQYQDAVPITLGQEFGAYAQAIARDRWRLYNAEERLRSVNLGGTAVGNSISTTKEYVLNVNNILKKITKLPIAKSEDLIDATQNLDVFVEVHGLVKAGAVTVIKICNDIRFLSSGPTGGIGEINIPPKQAGSSIMPGKVNPVILENSIQICELVKGHDLIISNIVGNGNLELNPFVPLLAHLFLKSLEMLRDSNINLAKNCIEGITANEERCKLNLINSSAIAASLITTFGYDAIQELVKYSYENKIPFVKALMKSKLLDENQLYQIISKELGIDLE
- the hydF gene encoding [FeFe] hydrogenase H-cluster maturation GTPase HydF; translated protein: MSKTPQSERIHIAFVGRRNVGKSSLINCFTGQELAIVSDIPGTTTDPVKKAMELLPFGPVVLIDTAGIDDVGELGQKRISKTIKTISEADFAILVLDSQQKLNSYEYDLIEQLKNFNVSFLAAINKSDLGINYELIEELKSLGIKYHPVSCLKNQGIYDLKEKVSQLLPKEDEIPLIADLVKQHDLIVLVVPIDLGAPKGRLIMPQVQTIREALDVDTIVVVTKDKELRATLSKLNQQPKLVVTDSQAIMRVNADVPDEIPITTFSILMARYKGDLVEYIRGLKKVEELQNGDKVLIAEACTHHAQEDDIGRVKIPRWLRLHTKKNIEIDIVSGHDFPENLSEYKLIIHCGGCTLTRKMMQTRIKQARYMGIPIVNYGIIISYLHGAIPRVLQPFPEAFNEWEKTTSKIK
- a CDS encoding RluA family pseudouridine synthase; translated protein: MSKIISEKKIKIEIPEGKKKERIDIFLANSIEHASRSRIQKLIKSNLVTVNNKFVKANYLINPGDIIEVTIPVTPRPEETQPEEIPLDIVYEDEYLLVVNKPAGMVAHPALGNYSGTLVNALLHYTNKLSEFHQDKFRPGIVHRIDKDTSGLLLIAKDEWTHAQLAKQFAAHTIEREYWAICWGHFEKKTGEVIGNITRSTKDRKIFTVSKTEGKFAHTLYEVLEEFEFTSLVKLKLKTGRTHQIRVHMSHIKHPVFGDPTYGGRRIVYGTNLAKIKSRVENLLQIMNRQALHAKTLGFIHPHTKEKIFLDSELPDDMKLLLDKLRE
- the lspA gene encoding signal peptidase II, whose product is MKVLYTTLVIVVLDQISKFLVKGINIPILNIKIQGMEYGESINVIGDFFKITFVENPGLAFGINVNDSSKLILSIFSLIASIGIFYFLYKSKNQKFIVKFALALILGGAIGNLIDRTFYGLFYGYAPLFYGKVVDFFNVDFFDFTIFGKTYDRWPIFNIADASVSIGVVLLMIFHKSVEEKTQEDKEEVIIKETVTSTDNNEDVVATNSTIKNVEDNFRKEN
- a CDS encoding TraR/DksA family transcriptional regulator → MAKKSDKKSNKKPESKAKVTKKTTKKTETKKKSTATKAKASDQNKRANKGKVVEVISPTKQVRKIQGYSKKELEEFKKIIIERRNEIIEQLQALKEQMMDPTTGQYVNENSPYSLHMAEQGTDAMEREKLYLWAQRENKFLGYLDDALQRIENGTYGICIECIDEPQNLCPTCPLIPKERLMAVPHTQHCLQVKQKMKNT
- the ileS gene encoding isoleucine--tRNA ligase; this translates as MFKQFGEKINFPEIEEQILKFWKENKIFEKSISTRDENKNFTFYEGPPTVNGKPGIHHVMARTLKDLVCRYKTMKGYRVERKAGWDTHGLPIEIALEKELGFTQKSDIEKYGVAAFNKKAKELVYYHIEMKEGWRTLTERMGYWIDLDNPYITCTNEYIESVWWALAEYFKKGLIYKGFKIVPQCPHCETPLSSHELALGYKDVQDPNVYVKFKLKDEDASILVWTTTPWTLISNVALAVGPDIDYVKIKTEQHGVMYLAKARLSVIREDYTILEEMKGSALLNREYEPLFNYIPVNKRAWYIVAGDFVSTEDGSGVVHIAPAFGADDYEVSKKYDLPFIQPVTKSGRFTDEVTDFAGRLIKTIQFETHEEKGVDPDIIRNLKERGLIYRATNDYMHSYPHCWRCDNPLIYYARDSWYIRTTQVAQRMIELNKTINWYPPEVGSGRFGNWLEENKDWSLSRDRYWGTPLPIWISDDGDMFAVGSIAELKEGFVERDGKRIYVKDLPEEEIDLHKPFVDEVKFERNGKIYKRTPELIDVWFDSGAMPFAQFHYPFENQEVFKKHYPADFICEGIDQTRGWFYTLHAIGTMLFDSVTFKNLIVNELILDKEGQKMSKSRGNTVDPFDLFEKYGADATRWYLVTTSPPWKPTLFDEEGVLEVQRKFFGTLINTYAFFALYANIDKFNFSEDLIPYEERPEIDRWIISKLSSLVKEYEELMDNYDVTKAARQVANFTIDQLSNWYVRRSRRRFWKSEINKNKLSAYQTLYECLLTISKLTAPFAPFIAEEIYQNLNRVTRKENYESVHLADFPKPSYFELELEEKMDIAQRVVYLTRAIRAKHNLKVRQPLRKIMVAVDKSKQDALRKMQDVILEEVNIKELVVLEDDSSIVNKTAKPNFKVVGPKFGKLVKPLTNAIKELDKNSIAELEKTGKLDLVIDGQTIQITREDVEIVSHEIEGWFVESEEGVTVAVDTELTEDLIAEGYAREFVNRVQNMRKDAGFDVVDRIMVDVEGDERLLNYIQKFSDYISNEVLAESISYRGKLEGYKQKWQIGDYECEITIEKKIN
- a CDS encoding purine-nucleoside phosphorylase codes for the protein MSQLINMINETLEVIRKRTTKNYEIGIILGTGLGGLVKEIDIEHQIDYAELPHFPISTVESHHGKLIFGKISGKDVVAMQGRFHYYEGYSMQQITYPVRVMKFLGVKTLIVSNACGGMNPLFRRGDIMLMVDHINLLGDNPLIGKNEDELGPRFPDMSEPYNLELIKLAEEVALENKIKVQKGVYVAVPGPNLETKAEYRFLRAIGADVVGMSTVPENIVANHMGMKVLGISIITDECFPEALKPVKLEDILAVANEAEPKMTLIMKEVIKRL
- a CDS encoding DivIVA domain-containing protein; translation: MKFTPFGIKNQEFNKSVRGYDRDEVKAFLERLADEFERLQQENEKLLKEIEEKEEQLKEFKRIEKNLQNALLSATESTTKAIDSAKKQTALMIKEAEIKANQIIEKAKESANSIRDSVLKLREEKKLLVAKIKAMIETQANLLEVSSSAVYEPKQKEISSDSKEEQTEINVNDILEKLL